The sequence below is a genomic window from Falsibacillus albus.
TCTATACCAAGGCGTACATCCGATAAACACTTGGCTGCTTCCTTCGTTTCGATGACGCGGCTGTTCGTCAGTACTCCATAGGAACGGAACACTCTGTCTTCTAATTGTATGTTCGACGTCTTGACTAATGCTTCCCTTGCGGACCTTTCCTGCGAAATCAATTGTTGGACGACGCTGTTTAAATCTTCGATGATGTCCTCTTCCGATTTCCCAAGTGTGATCTGATTGGAAATTTGAAAAATATTGCCCAATGCTTCGCTGCCTTCCCCATAGATTCCCCTGACTACCAATCCGAGCTGGTTGATGGCCGGAATGATGCGATTTACTTGCTGAGTCAGCACCAGTGCCGGCAAATGCATCATTACGGAAGCTCTCATCCCTGTTCCCACGTTCGTTGGGCAGCTGGTTAAATATCCTAGTTTTTCATTGTATGCATAATCCAGCTGTTCTTCCATTAAATCATCAATTTGATTTGCTCTTTTTAATGCTTCCTTCAGTTGAAGTCCCGGGAATAGGCATTGGATTCGTATATGGTCCTCTTCATTTATCATGATGCTGATATCTTCGTTTTCTGATAAAAGCACTGCTGGATGATTGGCATCTTCCGCCAGGTACGGGCTGATCAGATGCTTTTCGACGAGCACCCTCTTCTGAAGGGCATGCAGTTCATCGATTTTTAAGCTTTCAATCGCACCGAACTGATGAAATGGCTCGCTCTCCAAGTTTTTTTCCACCCTTTCCACGACCTCTGCCGCTTCTTCATTGGTAAACAGGGTTGGAAATTTATAATCGCTCAGATTTCTTGCCAAACGGATCCTGGAGCTCAATACGATATCTGAATCCGGTCCTTCATCGCTCATCCAAGAGCTTACTGCCTGGGTAAGGAACTTTTGTAGACTCAAGAAGACTCGCCTCCTTCTTGATGCAATGATTTTTCAAGGGAACGTATGTGATCACGGATTTCAGCGGCTTTTTCAAACTCTTCCGTATCGATGAATGATCGCATTTCATCTTTAAGCTGGGAAATCTTTTTCTTAGTATGGATGGAGCCTCCCATTCGCTTCGGAACCTTGCCTTGATGG
It includes:
- a CDS encoding protein arginine kinase is translated as MSLQKFLTQAVSSWMSDEGPDSDIVLSSRIRLARNLSDYKFPTLFTNEEAAEVVERVEKNLESEPFHQFGAIESLKIDELHALQKRVLVEKHLISPYLAEDANHPAVLLSENEDISIMINEEDHIRIQCLFPGLQLKEALKRANQIDDLMEEQLDYAYNEKLGYLTSCPTNVGTGMRASVMMHLPALVLTQQVNRIIPAINQLGLVVRGIYGEGSEALGNIFQISNQITLGKSEEDIIEDLNSVVQQLISQERSAREALVKTSNIQLEDRVFRSYGVLTNSRVIETKEAAKCLSDVRLGIDLGFFSHISKNILNELMILTQPGFLQQYAGGSLRPHERDIRRATLIRERLKLEENQISKEEN